The Pseudoalteromonas sp. DL-6 genome has a window encoding:
- a CDS encoding M4 family metallopeptidase: protein MYKTLSSGLIAFCFLNTLSSQAAVSQRINKSSTQEVKQLLNQNASIANKSSASSYFVELEQPQLSLSQQVNVSSKKMQQYFSGVPVWGQQIRVQPNSEHISGFFAKNINFASLNKTASATFDELKAVKSLLTKSKLDDSLESQIINNKRYIYIHDGKAYYVRLIELKVTKNGIETMPIGLISESTYQIFELWDNIQSVDGKGPGGNQKIGQYEYGTDRDAFNVTQVGGTCFLENDKVKTVTMESGSEPSEAFSFTCDRNTHKEINGAFSPLNDAHAFGTAVFDMYQQWYNTAPLTFQLLMRVHSGDNWENATWNGQAMTFGDGADRFYPLVSLDIVSHEVSHGFTSQNSNLIYSNQSGGINESFSDMAGETAEYFLRGETDWLSGADISKVDPALRYFETPSLDGVSIDKASDFYPGMDVHFSSGVFNRAFFLLSNTDGWNPQKAFEIMLKANQNYWVNSSGFIDGACGAINSAIDLNYNAFDVISAFNEVEVICDNIKFVDTDSDLMDDYWELLYGLDPSDADDANLDLDQDGLSNLEEYLANTLPNSVDTDADSLSDYDELNVYMTLPNNADSDSDRMPDGWEVTFAFNPLDAADAELDFDSDSWANLIEYYGNSDPTDPNSEPSVFPETTYNFDDAVVPEFLVSSTPQTPWFITDYDGHDGLVLTSSDITDSQQTSVEFQFISDEQRFVNFNYLLETEANYDFFKVYINDALVLDESGLTDWKVASFPLPTGFNTVKFVYTKDVIVSEGLDAVFIDNLYIGPSFPDSDGDGMSDMWELSYGLDINTDDSALDLDNDGLSNLLEFLNNGLPNNSDTDGDLMPDGWEYNNSLNLTDAADASQDADNDGFTNFTEYQANTDPQSDASYPVVLNITTSFEGDTLPTWMTESVDSSAPWFITNDFATQGLQSIRSGDITDSQFSGFTVTGLFEEGVLAFDYKIDSESCCDFFIVTIDGQEVIGNAERGNLDAPEQTSFLVNISEGLHKIEFKYTKDGSVSTDADAVWLDNFAMLPVGDQTDTDNDQMPDYWELLNGLNRFDASDALSDKDADSLSALNEYNLGTNPNSSDTDSDELSDGYEVNNGLLPLDPSDASLDFDADGYTNIQEFYGQSVANDATSTVQSFSQLNESFEEGLLPVMFTELAEHSTQWQLNTNWSTDGTSSLSLNASPAGSKSGFAIAGLFEAGFINLDYFSNSNSLFQISVNGTQYNIKHYRSRLLIPVNDGFNIVKIKYESPYLADMPFSVDNISWTAELDVVSDFDGDGIPDYWEAQNGLNALDSYDASNDPDYDGLSNLNEYQMSSNPLSTDTDGDGVLDSEDSHPTDSSLGENIAPVFVSSLEPITLEATSQNTNLTNIFVPEATDNGHLEPYVYAASGSYLPLGEHQITWVARDYVGNETTAIQTVTLVDTTPPVIQNYYSVNVYGSSIDDIKAALFNSNAIYDSVSDVATIDIDSNFVFRTGDTLIPVSAVDGAGNTSTGEINARVFPKVSIQPTTYVYQDGNAVIDVFISGKSPYGSVSFDLIGNNTSKYISTNQHGLVKVVLEREFFENASNIRINTRSSSFTDRNDTSQLVFLNETAKPEFITNLYQNGKVISNIVQRDSSDFIVEVNAVNLPSAAADNSIELQLSSQGDYFVNKVGHSKWNITFTPQLLTDPNNLDIMFTIKQNSETVATDQISLRVIDAVTFNDLELDTDGDGIPDAEEGVSDGDKDGIVDYLDSSSITHSAVLDSGDMVRSIDEFNHLSVGNIKQATVTQMIADMSISEQDLSTYFDSLDVTEPHFQAKSDIVNIHITLSNSSGTAEIAIPEYVNSILSSEMQIRLLSNTGWQSVSMLTGNVYEQICSGCFTFAVTDGSEFDLDGQVNGVIELVAKLAEESLNQAPVLDVTIPATIEELSTTELDASGTTDPDGDLLSFEWSIDHPQLSLAPSEIDSKATLTVGELEETFTTDITLLISDGYEQFTEVYTVTFMHVNQLPEVELSSSSLSVDEGKEVSVTATATDKESSELTYSWVQTQGIEVAIEDANSNTLSFIAPNVSVASELGFKLSVSDGEGETEQSVIVTVNNVPEALATPKEGDKSGGGSFSFFLLLLAALFVYRRVQLLHK from the coding sequence ATGTATAAAACACTTTCATCAGGATTGATAGCATTTTGCTTTTTGAACACGCTAAGTTCTCAAGCTGCTGTTTCGCAGCGAATAAATAAATCATCCACCCAAGAAGTTAAGCAACTTTTAAATCAAAACGCCTCTATTGCTAATAAGTCTTCTGCAAGTTCTTATTTTGTAGAACTAGAACAACCTCAATTGAGCCTTTCACAACAAGTTAATGTGTCTTCTAAAAAGATGCAGCAATACTTTTCTGGGGTTCCAGTATGGGGTCAGCAAATTAGAGTTCAGCCTAACTCTGAACATATTAGTGGCTTTTTTGCTAAAAACATTAACTTTGCATCTTTGAATAAAACAGCGAGCGCTACTTTTGATGAGTTAAAAGCTGTTAAATCTTTGCTGACGAAGTCTAAATTAGATGATTCGCTTGAGAGCCAAATAATAAATAATAAACGCTACATTTATATTCATGATGGCAAGGCTTATTACGTTCGCTTAATTGAACTCAAAGTAACTAAAAATGGCATTGAAACAATGCCAATTGGTTTAATAAGTGAATCTACTTATCAGATTTTTGAACTGTGGGATAATATTCAAAGTGTTGACGGTAAAGGACCTGGTGGCAATCAAAAGATTGGCCAGTATGAATACGGTACAGATAGAGACGCATTTAATGTTACCCAAGTCGGTGGGACTTGTTTTTTAGAAAATGACAAAGTAAAAACGGTCACTATGGAATCGGGCTCTGAGCCAAGTGAAGCCTTTTCATTCACATGTGATCGTAATACACATAAGGAAATAAATGGTGCTTTTTCTCCATTAAATGACGCTCATGCATTTGGAACCGCAGTTTTTGATATGTATCAACAATGGTACAACACTGCACCGCTTACATTTCAATTGTTAATGCGAGTTCACAGTGGTGATAACTGGGAAAATGCCACTTGGAATGGCCAAGCAATGACCTTTGGTGATGGCGCTGATAGATTTTACCCGCTGGTTTCACTTGATATTGTATCTCATGAGGTTAGCCACGGCTTTACTAGTCAAAACTCCAATCTAATTTACTCTAATCAATCAGGCGGAATTAATGAGTCTTTCTCTGATATGGCAGGTGAAACTGCAGAGTATTTTTTACGTGGTGAAACTGACTGGTTATCAGGGGCGGATATTTCAAAAGTAGATCCAGCCCTTCGTTACTTTGAAACTCCTTCATTAGATGGCGTTTCTATTGATAAAGCCAGCGATTTTTATCCGGGCATGGATGTTCACTTTAGTAGTGGTGTTTTTAACCGTGCTTTTTTCCTTCTTTCAAATACTGATGGTTGGAATCCTCAAAAAGCGTTTGAAATAATGCTAAAAGCAAATCAAAACTACTGGGTTAATTCGAGTGGTTTTATCGATGGTGCATGTGGAGCAATCAACTCTGCAATTGATTTAAATTATAATGCATTTGATGTAATTTCAGCATTTAATGAAGTAGAAGTTATTTGCGATAATATTAAGTTTGTCGATACTGATTCAGATCTCATGGATGATTACTGGGAACTTTTATACGGACTAGACCCGTCAGATGCCGATGATGCCAACTTAGATTTGGACCAAGATGGCCTTTCTAACTTGGAAGAATACTTAGCAAATACTCTTCCAAACTCAGTTGATACTGATGCTGATAGCTTATCTGATTACGATGAATTAAACGTCTACATGACGTTGCCTAACAACGCGGATTCAGATTCCGATCGTATGCCAGATGGCTGGGAAGTCACTTTTGCATTTAATCCACTCGATGCAGCTGATGCAGAACTTGATTTTGATTCCGATAGCTGGGCTAACTTAATTGAGTACTATGGCAACAGCGACCCAACTGATCCAAACTCTGAACCTTCTGTTTTTCCTGAAACTACTTATAATTTTGATGACGCAGTTGTCCCTGAATTTTTAGTTTCTTCAACCCCTCAAACGCCTTGGTTTATTACTGATTATGACGGCCACGATGGCTTAGTGTTAACTAGCAGTGATATTACTGATTCGCAACAAACGAGTGTTGAATTTCAATTTATAAGTGACGAACAACGTTTTGTTAACTTTAACTACTTATTGGAAACTGAAGCAAATTATGACTTCTTTAAAGTTTATATTAACGACGCACTAGTTCTTGATGAGTCAGGCCTAACTGATTGGAAGGTGGCTTCTTTTCCATTACCTACTGGGTTTAATACAGTTAAGTTTGTATACACTAAAGACGTTATAGTGTCTGAAGGTTTAGATGCTGTATTTATCGATAATTTATACATTGGGCCTAGTTTCCCTGACTCTGATGGTGATGGTATGTCAGATATGTGGGAATTATCGTATGGTTTGGATATAAATACTGACGACTCAGCGCTTGATTTAGATAACGATGGTTTATCTAACCTTCTTGAGTTTTTAAATAACGGTTTACCTAACAACTCAGATACTGATGGCGATTTAATGCCCGATGGGTGGGAGTATAACAACAGTCTAAATCTTACAGATGCCGCCGATGCGTCACAAGATGCTGACAATGATGGATTTACTAACTTCACAGAGTATCAAGCAAATACAGATCCTCAGTCAGATGCCTCTTACCCTGTTGTTTTAAATATCACAACATCATTCGAAGGCGATACACTTCCAACATGGATGACTGAGTCAGTAGACTCAAGTGCACCGTGGTTTATCACAAACGACTTTGCCACACAGGGCTTACAAAGTATTCGCTCGGGAGACATCACTGATTCTCAGTTTAGCGGGTTTACTGTCACGGGTTTATTTGAAGAAGGGGTTTTAGCGTTCGATTATAAGATTGATTCTGAATCGTGTTGTGACTTTTTTATCGTGACTATAGATGGCCAAGAAGTTATTGGTAATGCTGAACGTGGAAATTTAGACGCACCTGAGCAAACTTCATTTTTAGTTAATATTAGTGAAGGGTTGCATAAGATTGAGTTCAAATATACCAAAGACGGATCAGTATCAACTGATGCTGATGCAGTATGGCTTGATAATTTTGCTATGCTTCCAGTCGGTGATCAAACCGATACTGATAACGATCAAATGCCAGACTATTGGGAACTACTAAATGGTTTGAATCGTTTTGATGCAAGTGATGCACTATCTGACAAAGACGCTGACAGCCTTTCAGCCCTTAATGAGTATAACCTAGGAACAAATCCAAATTCATCTGACACAGATTCTGATGAGTTAAGTGATGGCTATGAAGTTAATAATGGCTTGCTACCACTTGACCCTTCAGATGCGAGTTTAGATTTTGATGCTGATGGTTATACTAATATTCAAGAGTTCTATGGGCAAAGCGTTGCTAATGATGCAACATCGACTGTGCAGTCTTTTTCTCAGCTAAATGAAAGCTTTGAAGAAGGGCTTTTGCCAGTTATGTTTACTGAGCTTGCAGAGCACTCTACTCAATGGCAGCTTAATACCAACTGGTCTACGGATGGTACATCAAGCTTAAGCCTAAATGCTTCTCCAGCAGGTAGTAAAAGCGGCTTTGCAATTGCAGGGTTATTTGAGGCGGGGTTCATTAATTTAGATTACTTTTCAAACAGTAACTCATTATTCCAAATTAGTGTTAACGGTACTCAGTACAATATTAAGCATTATCGCTCTCGTTTGTTAATTCCGGTAAATGATGGTTTTAATATTGTGAAGATAAAATACGAAAGTCCTTACTTAGCAGATATGCCTTTTTCAGTTGATAATATTTCATGGACTGCTGAGCTGGATGTAGTTAGTGACTTTGATGGCGACGGTATTCCAGACTATTGGGAAGCACAGAATGGACTAAATGCACTTGACTCTTATGATGCATCAAATGATCCAGACTACGACGGTTTATCTAACTTAAACGAGTATCAGATGTCTAGTAATCCGCTTTCTACAGATACAGATGGCGACGGTGTACTAGATAGTGAAGATAGTCACCCAACTGATTCTAGCTTGGGTGAAAATATAGCCCCTGTTTTTGTATCAAGTTTAGAGCCAATTACTCTTGAAGCAACTTCTCAAAATACTAACCTTACAAATATTTTTGTTCCTGAGGCAACTGATAACGGACATTTAGAACCTTATGTTTATGCTGCTTCTGGGTCTTACTTGCCCCTTGGTGAACATCAAATTACATGGGTTGCTCGTGATTATGTTGGTAACGAAACTACGGCTATTCAAACGGTAACCTTGGTTGACACAACGCCACCTGTTATACAAAACTATTACTCAGTTAATGTTTATGGCAGCTCAATTGATGACATAAAAGCGGCATTATTTAACTCTAATGCTATCTACGATAGTGTATCGGATGTGGCCACTATCGATATTGATAGTAACTTTGTGTTCAGAACGGGGGATACTTTAATTCCTGTTTCTGCTGTTGATGGAGCGGGTAATACTTCTACAGGTGAAATAAATGCTCGTGTTTTTCCTAAGGTTAGTATCCAGCCTACTACCTATGTTTACCAAGATGGTAATGCGGTTATTGATGTATTCATAAGTGGTAAAAGCCCTTACGGTTCAGTAAGCTTTGATCTGATTGGAAATAATACTAGTAAATATATATCTACAAATCAGCATGGTCTTGTCAAGGTAGTGCTAGAACGTGAGTTCTTTGAAAATGCGTCGAATATTCGCATTAATACGAGAAGCAGTTCATTTACTGATAGAAATGATACTAGCCAGTTAGTCTTTCTAAATGAAACTGCAAAACCTGAATTTATTACTAATCTATATCAAAATGGAAAAGTAATAAGCAATATAGTTCAACGTGATTCATCAGACTTTATTGTTGAAGTTAATGCAGTAAATTTACCGAGTGCAGCAGCTGATAATTCAATAGAGCTTCAGTTATCTTCACAAGGTGATTACTTTGTAAATAAAGTTGGTCACTCAAAATGGAATATTACTTTTACGCCTCAATTACTTACTGATCCTAACAATCTAGACATTATGTTTACTATAAAACAGAATAGCGAGACTGTTGCAACGGATCAAATTAGTTTACGTGTGATTGACGCAGTTACTTTTAATGATCTTGAGTTAGATACTGATGGTGATGGTATTCCTGATGCTGAAGAAGGTGTGAGCGATGGCGATAAAGACGGCATTGTTGATTACTTAGATAGCTCTTCTATTACGCATTCAGCTGTTTTAGATTCAGGTGATATGGTTCGTAGTATCGATGAGTTTAATCACTTGTCAGTAGGTAACATTAAACAGGCTACTGTAACGCAAATGATTGCTGATATGTCTATTTCAGAGCAAGACTTAAGTACTTACTTTGATAGCTTAGACGTTACAGAACCTCACTTTCAAGCTAAAAGTGATATTGTAAATATTCACATTACTCTTTCAAACTCATCGGGTACGGCTGAAATTGCGATACCAGAGTACGTTAACTCTATTTTAAGTTCAGAAATGCAAATTCGTTTGTTATCTAATACAGGCTGGCAGTCGGTTTCAATGCTAACTGGTAACGTGTACGAGCAAATTTGTTCAGGTTGCTTTACTTTTGCAGTAACAGACGGCAGTGAATTTGACTTAGACGGTCAAGTTAATGGTGTAATTGAATTAGTTGCTAAGTTAGCTGAAGAAAGCTTAAACCAAGCGCCTGTTTTAGATGTAACAATTCCAGCAACCATTGAAGAGCTTTCAACTACTGAGCTTGATGCGTCAGGAACAACAGATCCTGATGGTGATTTGCTAAGTTTTGAGTGGAGTATTGATCATCCTCAATTATCACTGGCGCCTTCAGAGATAGATAGTAAAGCGACACTGACTGTAGGTGAATTAGAGGAAACGTTCACTACAGATATTACTTTATTAATCTCAGATGGTTACGAGCAATTCACAGAGGTATATACAGTGACCTTTATGCACGTTAATCAATTACCAGAAGTTGAGTTGAGCTCATCTTCTTTATCGGTTGATGAGGGTAAAGAAGTTAGCGTTACAGCAACAGCGACAGACAAAGAGTCATCTGAACTTACTTATAGCTGGGTTCAAACACAAGGTATTGAAGTCGCAATTGAAGATGCTAATTCAAATACATTGTCGTTTATTGCGCCAAATGTATCTGTAGCAAGTGAGCTTGGCTTTAAACTTAGTGTTTCTGATGGTGAAGGGGAGACAGAGCAAAGTGTTATCGTTACTGTTAATAATGTACCTGAAGCACTTGCAACACCTAAAGAAGGTGATAAAAGTGGAGGAGGTTCTTTCAGTTTCTTCTTATTACTTTTAGCCGCTTTGTTTGTTTATAGAAGAGTACAGTTGTTACACAAATAA
- a CDS encoding DUF4240 domain-containing protein, producing the protein MSELTLTDFWCLVTVEDKTSEPDSVCQSLKSALSDLSDEQLIEFDKQFSICMRQSYTWDLFGAAFVMAGCNDEYGFSEFRCWLISRGEAVFKAALENPDSLAQCTPLYFLNEQPYPYLDEYDLIAGLLYEERNDDELPFIPSGLEQPKGKRFKDKPKFLKQSYPQLFAKYWQ; encoded by the coding sequence ATGAGTGAGCTAACCTTAACTGATTTTTGGTGCTTGGTTACTGTCGAAGATAAAACCTCAGAGCCCGATTCAGTGTGCCAATCGCTTAAGTCGGCACTGAGTGACTTATCAGATGAGCAATTAATTGAATTTGATAAACAGTTTAGTATTTGTATGCGCCAAAGTTATACCTGGGATTTATTTGGTGCGGCGTTTGTCATGGCAGGCTGTAATGACGAATATGGCTTTTCAGAATTTCGTTGTTGGTTAATATCCCGTGGTGAAGCCGTATTTAAAGCCGCACTAGAAAACCCTGATAGCTTAGCTCAGTGCACACCGCTTTATTTTTTAAACGAGCAACCTTACCCGTATTTAGATGAGTATGACCTAATTGCAGGTTTGTTATATGAAGAACGTAATGACGATGAGTTACCGTTTATTCCCTCAGGGCTTGAACAACCTAAAGGCAAACGCTTTAAAGACAAGCCTAAGTTTTTAAAACAAAGTTACCCGCAGTTATTTGCAAAATATTGGCAGTAA
- a CDS encoding YwbE family protein — translation MAVPTRSQITPGTEVNIVLKQDQRSGTLTNGIVSRLLTKSPNHPHGIKVQLEDGQVGRVKEILA, via the coding sequence ATGGCTGTTCCAACACGTTCACAAATAACACCCGGCACAGAGGTTAATATTGTACTTAAACAAGATCAACGCAGTGGTACATTAACTAATGGTATTGTGTCGCGTTTATTAACCAAGTCGCCTAATCACCCGCATGGTATTAAAGTACAATTAGAAGACGGCCAAGTGGGTCGGGTAAAAGAGATCCTTGCATGA
- a CDS encoding ion transporter encodes MLSQLQELFQRIDKSKLFQSFVIAVIVVSALTVGAHTYSLHPTAELFLHWMDIGITVFFLIELVIRYIASKGIRDFFSKGWNIFDFIIVIGSLYPAAGSTIFIARLLRIFRVLRLVSMIPELRLLVNSLIKAIPQMGYIALLMFVIFYIYAATGSMLFAEINPVLWGDVSISMLTLFRIATFEDWTDVMYETMAVYKLSWIFYLTFIFLTAFVFLNMMVGAILEVMSEEHRNAREEQADNDSLPATQGQVNELKAQLTELKQLLKNK; translated from the coding sequence ATGTTGTCGCAGTTACAAGAGCTGTTCCAGCGTATCGATAAAAGTAAATTATTTCAATCATTTGTTATTGCAGTTATTGTTGTTTCTGCACTGACCGTAGGTGCACATACCTATTCGTTACACCCTACCGCTGAGCTATTTCTACATTGGATGGATATAGGCATTACGGTGTTTTTCTTAATCGAACTAGTTATTCGTTATATTGCCAGTAAAGGTATCAGAGACTTTTTCTCCAAAGGCTGGAACATATTTGACTTCATTATAGTGATCGGAAGTTTATATCCTGCGGCAGGCTCGACTATTTTTATTGCTCGACTACTGCGTATTTTCCGCGTACTACGTTTGGTGTCTATGATCCCAGAGCTGCGCTTATTAGTGAACTCACTAATAAAAGCTATCCCGCAAATGGGCTACATTGCGCTGCTAATGTTTGTAATTTTTTATATTTATGCTGCTACAGGTAGCATGTTATTTGCTGAGATAAACCCGGTACTGTGGGGCGATGTGTCTATTTCTATGCTCACCTTGTTTAGAATAGCCACCTTCGAAGATTGGACCGACGTGATGTACGAAACCATGGCGGTATACAAATTAAGTTGGATTTTTTACTTAACCTTTATCTTTTTAACTGCATTTGTATTTTTAAATATGATGGTCGGGGCAATCTTAGAGGTGATGAGTGAAGAGCATCGCAATGCACGTGAAGAGCAAGCCGATAACGACTCACTACCGGCCACCCAAGGCCAAGTAAACGAATTAAAAGCACAGCTAACAGAGTTAAAGCAATTACTTAAAAATAAATAG
- a CDS encoding methyl-accepting chemotaxis protein: MNISKKLKLSFASAIALPLLIIAALVISQTREQALENFSVLSEREARQVDNAITMFFAEIGKNVDYLASHETIKNARENIKTHMDIGTEVMLDHPNQSPTEQAAYSLFNHFGETHPGLAYIYMGNEQGGYIQWPMGNVNANYDPRQRPWYKTAKQANGKTTRTNAYYWAADDLVIVSTVKAIIDNGELIGAQGMDVSLGGLTDIIANIKLGETGYLMLIEDSGSVLVDVKHPDYRFKNLADIEGGKYADLAKNNQGLFDVDIDGKQYMANIYTSPILGWKFIGVVEKSEVMSAANAMAYTILIISAILIAVFIAIASYISKLISAPIVEVSDGLTEISQGGGDLTQRLAIKTKDETAKLATSFNLFLNLISELVTQINECAQNVSKTSSQTSSQAAQLTSSTSQQQQALEMAATAINEMAATANEVSSSCANAADLAVQTQQASDLGQSVITQTVESVVQLCDVINRASADITQLDAESENIMSILSVIRGISEQTNLLALNAAIEAARAGEHGRGFAVVADEVRALSQRTAESTEEVASQLDKLRTMSSKVSKDMERSIETTNKTVELAHSAQQQFSEITASIVNISDLNTQIATAAEEQQHVAEDINRNVIEIKNAADEVSDIAVSTSDNGNEMSRLSSILTDLVGKFKV; this comes from the coding sequence ATGAATATATCAAAAAAATTAAAGCTCTCTTTTGCATCAGCAATTGCTCTACCGTTATTAATTATAGCCGCTTTAGTTATTTCTCAAACTAGAGAGCAAGCACTGGAAAATTTCTCCGTACTAAGTGAACGAGAAGCCCGCCAAGTTGATAACGCAATTACCATGTTTTTTGCTGAAATTGGCAAAAATGTTGATTACTTAGCCTCTCATGAAACAATTAAAAATGCCCGTGAAAACATAAAAACACATATGGATATCGGCACTGAGGTAATGCTTGATCACCCGAATCAAAGCCCAACAGAGCAAGCTGCTTATAGTTTATTTAATCACTTTGGTGAGACTCACCCTGGGCTTGCCTATATTTACATGGGGAATGAACAAGGTGGTTATATTCAATGGCCTATGGGAAACGTAAACGCTAATTACGATCCTCGTCAGCGCCCATGGTATAAAACCGCTAAACAAGCGAACGGTAAAACAACCCGCACTAATGCTTACTACTGGGCAGCTGATGATTTAGTGATTGTATCCACGGTTAAAGCCATTATTGATAACGGCGAGTTAATTGGTGCTCAAGGGATGGATGTTTCACTAGGAGGGCTTACTGACATAATTGCTAATATTAAATTAGGCGAAACAGGCTACTTAATGTTGATTGAAGACAGCGGCAGTGTGCTGGTGGATGTGAAACACCCAGATTACCGATTTAAAAACTTAGCTGATATTGAGGGCGGAAAATATGCCGATTTAGCTAAAAATAACCAAGGCCTGTTTGATGTCGATATTGATGGAAAACAGTATATGGCCAATATTTACACGTCTCCCATTTTGGGGTGGAAGTTTATTGGGGTGGTAGAAAAGTCTGAGGTAATGAGCGCGGCCAATGCAATGGCTTATACCATTTTAATTATTAGCGCGATATTAATTGCCGTATTTATCGCGATAGCGAGTTATATTTCTAAACTTATTTCTGCTCCTATTGTTGAGGTAAGCGATGGTTTAACTGAAATATCACAAGGAGGAGGGGATTTAACCCAGCGCCTAGCGATAAAAACTAAGGATGAAACCGCTAAATTAGCCACTAGTTTTAACTTATTTTTAAATCTGATCAGTGAGCTGGTGACGCAAATTAATGAGTGTGCGCAAAATGTCAGTAAAACTTCATCGCAAACTTCATCGCAAGCTGCACAATTAACAAGCTCTACCAGTCAGCAACAACAAGCCTTAGAAATGGCGGCAACGGCTATTAATGAAATGGCTGCCACTGCTAATGAAGTATCGAGTAGTTGTGCGAATGCGGCGGATTTAGCGGTTCAAACACAACAAGCATCAGACTTGGGGCAATCGGTTATTACTCAAACCGTAGAAAGTGTGGTGCAGTTATGTGATGTAATTAACCGTGCTTCAGCAGATATCACTCAACTTGATGCAGAAAGCGAAAATATTATGTCTATTTTGAGCGTTATTCGCGGTATTTCTGAGCAAACCAATTTACTAGCATTGAATGCTGCAATAGAAGCTGCGCGCGCTGGAGAGCATGGGCGTGGTTTTGCAGTGGTTGCTGATGAAGTGCGTGCGTTATCGCAACGCACTGCCGAGTCGACCGAAGAAGTGGCGTCGCAGTTAGATAAACTACGTACTATGTCATCTAAAGTGTCTAAAGACATGGAACGCAGTATAGAAACTACTAATAAAACTGTAGAGCTTGCTCATTCGGCGCAACAACAGTTTAGCGAGATCACAGCCTCTATTGTTAATATTAGCGATTTAAATACCCAAATAGCCACCGCAGCTGAAGAGCAGCAACACGTAGCTGAAGACATAAACCGAAACGTTATCGAGATTAAAAATGCAGCCGATGAGGTCAGTGATATTGCTGTTAGCACCAGTGACAACGGTAATGAAATGAGCCGTCTTTCATCGATATTAACGGACTTAGTAGGCAAGTTTAAAGTATAA
- the asd gene encoding aspartate-semialdehyde dehydrogenase, with the protein MNQTVEQTMKKVGLVGWRGMVGSVLLERMEQQHDFAHIDTTFFTTSQAGQLGPELAGPAKPLLDASDISELAKMDIIVTCQGGDYTNAVYPKLRESGWDGYWIDAASALRMSDDSIIVLDPVNKDVIEQGLEQGVKTFVGGNCTVSLMLLALGGLFEQDLIEWVSPMTYQAASGAGARNMKELIAQMGAIHASVAQQLDNPSSAILEIDKIVSEKMASSDLPQDQFGVPLAGSLIPWIDVPMPSGQSKEEWKAQVEANKILGSSKQPVPIDGLCVRIGAMRCHSQAMTIKLREDISVEKIEEILASHNEWVKVIPNQRDLTCTDLTPVKVTGTLSIPVGRIRKLAMGPKYISAFTVGDQLLWGAAEPLRRMLRIIVDGE; encoded by the coding sequence ATGAATCAAACAGTGGAACAAACAATGAAAAAAGTAGGATTAGTTGGATGGCGCGGCATGGTAGGCTCAGTATTACTCGAGCGAATGGAACAACAACATGATTTTGCTCATATCGACACCACCTTTTTCACCACCTCACAAGCAGGTCAGCTTGGCCCTGAGTTAGCAGGTCCAGCTAAACCGCTTTTAGATGCTAGTGATATTTCTGAACTTGCAAAAATGGATATTATTGTTACCTGTCAGGGTGGCGATTATACTAATGCGGTGTACCCAAAATTACGTGAATCGGGTTGGGATGGCTATTGGATAGATGCAGCCTCTGCACTGCGCATGAGTGACGACAGTATTATTGTGCTTGACCCTGTTAACAAAGATGTGATTGAACAAGGGCTAGAGCAAGGTGTTAAAACCTTTGTAGGTGGTAACTGCACGGTTTCACTTATGCTACTAGCACTGGGCGGTCTATTTGAACAAGACCTAATTGAATGGGTAAGCCCAATGACCTACCAAGCAGCGTCGGGCGCCGGTGCACGCAATATGAAAGAGCTCATTGCCCAAATGGGTGCTATTCATGCAAGTGTTGCGCAGCAATTAGATAACCCAAGTTCAGCTATTTTAGAAATTGATAAAATAGTCAGCGAAAAAATGGCATCAAGCGATTTGCCACAAGATCAATTTGGTGTGCCGCTAGCAGGTAGCTTAATCCCATGGATTGATGTGCCTATGCCAAGCGGTCAATCAAAAGAAGAATGGAAAGCGCAAGTAGAAGCCAACAAAATTTTAGGCTCATCAAAACAGCCTGTGCCTATAGATGGTTTATGTGTACGCATTGGTGCAATGCGCTGTCATAGCCAAGCGATGACCATTAAACTACGTGAAGATATTAGCGTTGAGAAAATAGAAGAAATTTTAGCCTCGCACAATGAGTGGGTTAAAGTAATTCCTAATCAGCGCGACCTTACCTGTACCGACTTAACCCCAGTTAAAGTAACTGGCACGCTGAGTATTCCTGTTGGCCGTATTCGTAAACTTGCCATGGGGCCAAAATATATTAGCGCCTTTACCGTGGGCGATCAGCTTTTATGGGGCGCAGCAGAGCCACTGCGTCGTATGTTACGTATTATTGTAGACGGTGAATAA